A DNA window from Streptomyces parvus contains the following coding sequences:
- a CDS encoding SagB family peptide dehydrogenase: MGYAHEYAAAIMHRGRVPMDPADYVPNWQDGPRKAKYHPGADGFPLPGASYPGGATLDRGLFPEAAPAQGEFDLESLSGMLRDSYGLTGRRLGVQANTDLNALPFYPLANWSRGSASGGGLYPVSIHWVSGPSAPVPPGVHYYSTRHHTMQRLLTGDVSGQVREALGDGAPGAGTDQYLVLGVKYWQNSFKYNSFSFHAVSMDLGACVQTWRMWAAARGLAVEPALWFDEERLAALLGVDPAQEGIFAVVPLKWTGARGCSGRQGSTANVSVRRADVERSRTVLTFDALLRMQAATSADATARPAPDALGPAAAHPVDPGLAEVALPPARPLDADVRTALRTRRSSFGRFDAQKPVTADQLAACLAAASAGSRLGGDTGDVRLAQVYAFVSHVEGVEPGSYVYDPGRRNLRRVKEGRPGEFLQRNYFLANYNLEQAGAVLVPTVRTTAVLDAVGDRGYRLVNATIGAVAQSVYTAAAAVELGCGVALGFDNISYIEELGLEGTGEAPLLIMMIGNERPAPADFRYEIA; the protein is encoded by the coding sequence ATGGGATACGCCCATGAATACGCCGCCGCGATCATGCACCGCGGCCGGGTCCCGATGGACCCCGCCGACTACGTACCGAACTGGCAGGACGGCCCGCGCAAGGCGAAGTACCACCCGGGCGCGGACGGCTTCCCGCTGCCCGGCGCCTCCTATCCGGGCGGGGCGACGCTCGATCGGGGCCTGTTCCCCGAAGCTGCTCCGGCGCAGGGGGAGTTCGACCTCGAATCGCTCTCCGGCATGCTCCGCGACTCGTACGGTCTGACCGGCCGCCGCCTCGGCGTCCAGGCCAACACGGACCTGAACGCGCTGCCCTTCTACCCGCTGGCCAACTGGTCGCGAGGCTCCGCCTCCGGCGGCGGCCTCTACCCGGTCAGCATCCACTGGGTGTCCGGGCCGAGCGCCCCCGTACCGCCGGGGGTGCACTACTACTCCACCCGGCACCACACCATGCAACGGCTGCTCACGGGCGATGTCTCGGGGCAGGTGCGCGAGGCGCTGGGCGACGGTGCGCCGGGGGCGGGGACCGATCAGTACCTGGTACTCGGCGTCAAGTACTGGCAGAACTCCTTCAAGTACAACAGCTTCTCCTTCCACGCCGTCTCCATGGACCTCGGAGCCTGCGTCCAGACCTGGCGGATGTGGGCGGCCGCCCGGGGGCTGGCCGTCGAACCGGCCCTCTGGTTCGACGAGGAACGTCTTGCCGCCCTGCTCGGCGTGGACCCGGCGCAGGAGGGAATCTTCGCTGTCGTACCGCTCAAGTGGACAGGTGCGCGGGGATGTTCGGGCCGGCAGGGCTCCACCGCGAATGTCTCCGTCCGGCGGGCGGACGTCGAGCGCTCCCGTACCGTCCTCACCTTCGACGCACTGCTCCGCATGCAGGCGGCCACCTCCGCCGACGCCACCGCCCGCCCCGCGCCGGACGCCCTCGGGCCCGCCGCCGCACACCCCGTCGACCCGGGGCTCGCGGAGGTCGCGCTGCCGCCCGCCCGGCCCCTGGACGCCGATGTGCGCACCGCACTGCGCACCCGCCGCAGCAGCTTCGGCCGGTTCGACGCCCAGAAGCCGGTCACCGCCGACCAGTTGGCCGCCTGCCTGGCCGCCGCCTCGGCCGGATCGCGGCTCGGCGGCGACACCGGTGACGTCCGGCTGGCGCAGGTGTACGCGTTCGTGAGCCACGTCGAGGGCGTCGAGCCCGGGTCGTACGTCTACGACCCCGGGCGGCGGAACCTGCGGCGGGTGAAGGAGGGGCGGCCGGGGGAGTTCCTTCAGCGGAACTACTTCCTCGCCAACTACAACCTGGAGCAGGCCGGGGCCGTTCTCGTGCCGACCGTCCGCACCACCGCCGTCCTCGACGCCGTCGGCGACCGGGGATACCGGCTGGTCAACGCCACCATCGGGGCCGTCGCCCAGTCCGTCTACACCGCCGCGGCGGCGGTGGAGCTCGGCTGCGGGGTGGCCCTCGGCTTCGACAACATCTCCTACATCGAGGAGCTGGGTCTCGAAGGGACGGGCGAGGCGCCCCTGCTGATCATGATGATCGGCAACGAGCGCCCCGCCCCCGCCGACTTCCGCTACGAGATCGCCTGA
- a CDS encoding lantibiotic dehydratase C-terminal domain-containing protein: MTPPPPVAQAATTAGSWQATHVFYAANPRPFLLSCVRPLVAELEADGLLAGYFFINYWLEGPHVRLRLRPSSAAAEPEVARRTERAVDAFLAERPALYEVDSGFLNDFYNTLFEIEFPGSERGHYTDEQGRMNLRPNNSRHREPYEPEFGKYGGPAGIELAEWHFRHSSDLVIDALATKNLHLRTVLLGTAAQLMMVMSSTFLPARSELAGYLDDYYTFWHRAFPGTGFIGTEEYDTNYARTADGLRDRFARVRAATAAPGSARSLPGSLAGWAEHCAELRDRARKLAVDGDLVFRSWDGERDERVTDPAVALPLLLSPYMHMTNNRLHVTIRDEAYLSHVLGRVLKETA, from the coding sequence ATGACACCCCCGCCCCCCGTGGCGCAGGCCGCGACCACCGCAGGCTCCTGGCAGGCCACCCACGTGTTCTACGCCGCCAACCCCCGCCCCTTCCTCCTGAGCTGCGTCCGCCCGCTGGTGGCGGAGCTGGAGGCGGACGGCCTGCTCGCCGGGTACTTCTTCATCAACTACTGGCTGGAGGGTCCCCACGTGCGGCTGCGTCTGAGGCCGTCCTCGGCCGCGGCCGAGCCGGAAGTCGCCCGCCGCACCGAGCGGGCCGTGGACGCGTTCCTTGCCGAGCGGCCCGCGCTGTACGAGGTCGACTCCGGGTTCCTCAACGACTTCTACAACACCCTCTTCGAGATCGAGTTCCCCGGCAGCGAGCGCGGCCACTACACGGACGAGCAGGGCCGGATGAACCTGCGCCCCAACAACTCCCGCCACCGGGAGCCGTACGAGCCGGAGTTCGGGAAGTACGGCGGGCCCGCCGGGATCGAGCTGGCCGAGTGGCACTTCCGGCACTCCAGCGACCTGGTGATCGACGCCCTCGCCACCAAGAACCTCCATCTGCGCACCGTACTGCTGGGCACGGCTGCCCAGTTGATGATGGTCATGTCCTCGACCTTCCTGCCGGCCCGGTCTGAGCTGGCCGGATACCTGGACGACTACTACACGTTCTGGCACCGGGCGTTCCCCGGCACCGGCTTCATCGGCACCGAGGAGTACGACACCAACTACGCCCGGACGGCGGACGGGCTGCGGGACAGGTTCGCGCGGGTCCGGGCCGCCACGGCCGCGCCCGGGAGCGCCCGCTCGCTGCCCGGATCCCTGGCGGGCTGGGCCGAGCACTGCGCCGAGCTGCGGGACCGGGCCAGGAAGCTGGCCGTCGACGGCGACCTGGTGTTCCGGTCCTGGGACGGTGAGCGGGACGAACGGGTCACCGACCCCGCGGTGGCGCTGCCCCTGCTGCTCTCCCCGTACATGCACATGACGAACAACCGCCTGCACGTCACCATCCGCGACGAGGCCTACCTCAGCCACGTCCTGGGCCGGGTCCTCAAGGAGACCGCGTGA
- a CDS encoding lantibiotic dehydratase: protein MTDTANSPAVPPAFMLRVAGLPVDEVRALRCPGSRRWADDVLDTTEQLALLAGKAADQLHGLIGGSDDEPLRRALLKLRRDVFNNRLPAPLAAEDALARVRALDPAAARAVADWLTGRRALADKREAGAALLADETDRTRTELARIAGHGRLRKGLLLASPTLDAQLDAYREKASRPGARPDRKQRKIERSLLSYVYRTACKTSPFSTFTGVAPGVLAGAEGLRVRVGEEWRTQVRLNVVALGRLADAVIADPVRRADLPLALASGWGRDDDRVRYVRRWVTAGDDDTAVTFDAVKDRLFFLRRSGTLERLLGLFEERGTIRYGELAAWLEQDRGAAREECEQYLGALLDVGMVQVPCLRTEVHDTDPLRAFQDALRGLDRPWAARLADRLEEPAAHAARFADAPPDERRALLEAVRAGLRAVQEEELGVARAKVPQTLLYEDAAAGPGVAPEGPVATPDGPGVTLDADAWQGLAAGPLAAVERVLPAFDLTLPQRITFQGFFLARYGRGGRCDDLLKLVHDFHEDFFDQYMTFTASRTPYDADGTYVPEVNWLGLPRLRALDAARRTFTARMAALWEAAEPGAAEVWLDDAFLDAVAGELDLPPSDFAPMSHHVQIADRPGDPLVVLNRSYGGVSFPFSRFTQLFDGLGERLLAHTDALVPEGAVLAEVTGGPVTSNLNLHGRLTPYEIVCPGERGTLDEEFRIALDDLYLIHDPEADRLALRSVRLDREVIPVYLGYLVPLALPELPRTLLLLSPTSMAPLNVWAGVPEGEPRGGVTGRPRVRYGSLVLGRRSWSAPATALPLHRPGTPEDGWFLDWHAFRRTHGLPDRVFATVSDTGARGATGAKPQYLDFDSPLSLSAFEALVKSPDARVVFREMLPDEDALPTVSGPGRHVAELAVETAVPVPRRTTS from the coding sequence ATGACCGACACCGCGAACTCCCCGGCCGTCCCGCCCGCGTTCATGCTGCGTGTCGCCGGGCTCCCGGTCGACGAGGTCCGGGCCCTGCGCTGCCCCGGCAGCCGCCGCTGGGCCGACGACGTCCTCGACACCACCGAACAGCTGGCGCTGCTCGCCGGGAAGGCCGCGGACCAGCTGCACGGGCTGATCGGCGGCAGCGACGACGAACCGCTGCGCCGTGCCCTGCTGAAGCTGCGCCGTGACGTCTTCAACAACCGGCTGCCGGCCCCCCTCGCCGCCGAGGACGCCCTGGCCCGGGTCCGCGCCCTCGACCCCGCCGCCGCCCGGGCCGTCGCCGACTGGCTGACCGGCCGGCGCGCCCTCGCCGACAAGCGGGAGGCGGGGGCCGCTCTGCTGGCGGACGAGACGGACCGCACCCGCACCGAGCTGGCCCGCATCGCGGGCCATGGACGCCTGCGCAAAGGGCTGTTGCTCGCCTCCCCGACCCTGGACGCCCAGCTCGACGCCTACCGGGAGAAGGCGTCCCGCCCCGGGGCGCGACCGGATCGCAAGCAGCGCAAGATCGAACGCTCGCTGCTCTCCTACGTGTACCGGACCGCGTGCAAGACCAGCCCCTTCTCCACCTTCACCGGCGTCGCCCCCGGCGTCCTCGCCGGCGCGGAGGGCTTGCGCGTGCGGGTGGGGGAGGAATGGCGGACGCAGGTACGGCTCAACGTCGTGGCGCTCGGCCGGCTGGCCGACGCGGTGATCGCCGACCCGGTCCGCCGGGCTGATCTGCCGCTTGCCCTCGCCTCCGGCTGGGGCCGCGACGACGACCGGGTCCGCTACGTCCGGCGCTGGGTCACGGCGGGGGACGACGACACCGCCGTCACCTTCGACGCCGTGAAGGACCGGCTCTTCTTCCTGCGCCGCAGCGGCACCCTGGAACGGCTGCTCGGCCTGTTCGAGGAACGCGGCACGATCCGCTACGGCGAGCTGGCGGCCTGGCTGGAGCAGGACCGGGGAGCGGCGCGGGAGGAGTGTGAGCAGTACCTCGGGGCGCTCCTGGACGTCGGCATGGTCCAGGTGCCGTGCCTGCGGACCGAGGTCCACGACACCGACCCGCTGCGTGCCTTCCAGGACGCGCTGCGCGGACTGGACCGCCCCTGGGCCGCCCGGCTCGCGGACCGGCTGGAGGAACCCGCCGCCCACGCCGCCCGCTTCGCCGACGCGCCCCCGGACGAGCGGCGCGCCCTGCTGGAAGCGGTGCGGGCCGGGCTGCGGGCGGTGCAGGAGGAGGAGCTGGGGGTCGCGCGCGCGAAGGTCCCGCAGACGCTGCTGTACGAGGACGCGGCGGCGGGTCCGGGCGTCGCCCCCGAGGGTCCGGTGGCCACGCCGGACGGCCCGGGCGTCACCCTGGACGCCGACGCCTGGCAGGGGCTGGCCGCCGGGCCGCTGGCGGCCGTGGAGCGGGTGCTGCCCGCCTTCGACCTCACCCTCCCGCAGCGGATCACCTTCCAGGGCTTCTTCCTGGCGCGCTACGGACGCGGGGGCCGCTGCGACGACCTGCTGAAACTGGTCCACGACTTCCACGAGGACTTCTTCGACCAGTACATGACGTTCACCGCCTCCCGCACCCCGTACGACGCCGACGGCACCTACGTCCCGGAGGTCAACTGGCTCGGCCTGCCCCGGCTGCGCGCCCTCGACGCCGCGCGCCGCACCTTCACCGCGCGGATGGCCGCGCTGTGGGAGGCGGCGGAGCCGGGCGCGGCCGAGGTGTGGCTCGATGACGCTTTCCTGGACGCGGTCGCCGGTGAACTGGACCTCCCCCCGTCCGACTTCGCCCCGATGAGCCACCACGTCCAGATCGCCGACCGCCCGGGCGACCCGCTCGTCGTCCTCAACCGGTCCTACGGCGGTGTGTCGTTCCCCTTCAGCCGGTTCACCCAGCTCTTCGACGGCCTCGGCGAACGGCTCCTCGCGCACACCGACGCCCTCGTGCCCGAAGGGGCGGTCCTCGCCGAGGTCACCGGCGGCCCGGTCACCAGCAACCTCAACCTGCACGGCAGGCTGACCCCGTACGAGATCGTCTGCCCCGGCGAACGCGGCACGCTGGACGAGGAGTTCAGGATCGCCCTGGACGACCTCTATCTCATCCACGACCCGGAGGCCGACCGGCTCGCCCTGCGCTCGGTCCGGCTGGACCGCGAAGTGATCCCCGTCTACCTCGGCTACCTCGTCCCCCTCGCCCTGCCCGAACTGCCCCGCACCCTGCTCCTCCTCTCCCCGACCTCGATGGCCCCGCTCAACGTGTGGGCGGGCGTCCCCGAGGGCGAGCCGCGCGGCGGGGTCACCGGCCGGCCCCGGGTACGGTACGGCTCGCTCGTCCTCGGCCGGCGCAGCTGGAGCGCCCCGGCCACCGCCCTGCCGCTGCACCGGCCGGGCACACCGGAGGACGGCTGGTTCCTGGACTGGCACGCCTTCCGGCGTACCCACGGGCTGCCCGACCGGGTCTTCGCGACCGTGTCGGACACCGGGGCCCGGGGCGCGACCGGGGCCAAACCGCAGTACCTCGACTTCGACAGTCCGCTGTCCCTCTCCGCCTTCGAGGCGCTGGTCAAGTCCCCCGACGCGCGCGTGGTGTTCCGGGAGATGCTGCCGGACGAGGACGCGCTGCCCACCGTCTCGGGTCCCGGCCGCCATGTCGCCGAACTGGCCGTGGAGACGGCCGTACCCGTCCCCAGGAGGACCACCTCATGA